CGAAAGTTATGGAAGAAAGTCTTAAATTGGGCAGGGCCTTGGACATCCACATCAGTTTCACCCAGGCCGTAGGCCACAGCGTCGGGAGCAAACAGTTCGTTGATGGTCTCTTCACGGGATTGGTTCCATACTTCTTCAAACCAGCGATGTACCAGTTTGGCATTTTCTTGCATAAACGCTCCTTAATTCTGTCTGTAAAACCGGACCCGGTTGATTAAGACTGGCGGAAGGGCAGGCGGTCGGAGCAAAGCCCTTCTATTTTTCACCAATCAGATAACGGCAACCCGAAGCGCCCATGCGAGCCGAATGGATCGTTTTTGCCGGGATATCGAAACGGTCCCCCGGCTGGTAAGTCTCTTGAGCGCCGTGCATCGTCACTGTCATTTCGCCGTCGAGGATGATGTGCGCGGTCTCGCCCGGATGCATGTGATCAGGGTAGAAAGCGTTGGGGCTGTCTTGCCAGACGTAAGTATCGCAAAAGCCTTCGGCATGAAGCTGTTTTTCAAGTGCCTGTTCGTCCATGGTCCTATCTCAGAAGTGGGGAACATTATAGCCCGGAACAGAAATGATGCATGACTTCTGCCGCCAAAATCTGGTGTTCATTAACCGCGCAGTGCTTCCACGGCCGCACGTAAATTCTCGAGGCGCATCTCCGAGTAAATCTATTCAGGCGTGTGCCGTAAGGAGCCGGTCCACGCAGTTAAGGGCGACAAATTCCTGCCACGCAAAGATATCGAATTTCCTTCGGATCACCGCAAAATTACCAGTCGTCTGCAGATTCTGCTTAGGCGGAGCGTCCGCGGGGCAGGGACGAACTCAGACGGGTTGGGTTGGGAGGCATCTGTGCAAGCCCCGATAAACTCACCAGCAGCACTGCAGCGAATAAACCAATGTTTCTGAATTTCATAAACTCGCTCCTTGGGGATGAACACAGACCAGATTGGTTCTTGTTGTCCGGCACCAAAACGAAATGCAACCAGTATGGTCAAGACTTGAAATTTGCACCATACTCGCATTTCTGACTTAAGACAGCGACATCGTGATAGGTTTTCCTTTTGCCGTATCAAAATGGTACGACGAGCCATTTTAGTCCTGAGATGTGGGAGGTCGATTTCTTCTAACCACGTCGGCCCAATTGGAAACGTCCGCCAGGTGGGCGCCGTCAAGCAATGCCTCGGCCTGCCCTCTTGCTGCGGCGTAAGAAAAGTCTGGTTAATTGCCAAACCCCTGGGT
The DNA window shown above is from Terriglobales bacterium and carries:
- a CDS encoding cupin domain-containing protein, which codes for MDEQALEKQLHAEGFCDTYVWQDSPNAFYPDHMHPGETAHIILDGEMTVTMHGAQETYQPGDRFDIPAKTIHSARMGASGCRYLIGEK